In Haladaptatus sp. QDMS2, a single window of DNA contains:
- a CDS encoding MBL fold metallo-hydrolase, with the protein MSNTDFDPSTVAQRVQAQDDDLFVLDVRREDAYEEWQIPGSTNLPIYDELLKHDFSTLEEHLDDLPRDREIATVCVAGITSARAAAFLRDQGFEAKSIDNGMNGWGRVHQSFEVEGASGVVQVVRPGTGCVSYFLHDDGEAIVVDPTQYVDRYLGMADERDLEIVGVADTHAHADHVSGARRLAGELDVPYYLHGDDAGELDNVTELEDGETLTVGDRDVDVLHTPGHTHGSVSFQFDDALISGDTLFLRSVGRPDLEDNSKDAIREASSLLFDSLTRLLDHSAETVVLPGHFSDESIRPLATQLGDLREESSNELLSYVANQNEEQFVETIVESLSDEPANYNEIKQINWGKKQPGEDVESLELGPNNCAAN; encoded by the coding sequence ATGAGCAATACCGACTTCGACCCGTCGACCGTCGCCCAGCGAGTTCAGGCCCAGGACGACGACCTCTTCGTGCTCGACGTGCGTAGGGAAGACGCCTACGAGGAGTGGCAGATTCCCGGGAGTACGAACCTCCCAATCTACGACGAACTGCTCAAACACGACTTCTCGACGCTCGAAGAACACCTCGATGACCTCCCGCGAGACCGCGAGATCGCGACGGTCTGCGTGGCAGGTATCACCTCTGCACGGGCCGCCGCGTTCCTCCGTGACCAGGGCTTCGAGGCGAAATCCATCGACAACGGCATGAACGGGTGGGGGCGCGTCCACCAGTCGTTCGAAGTCGAAGGGGCATCCGGCGTCGTACAGGTCGTCCGACCCGGAACGGGATGCGTCTCCTACTTCCTCCACGACGACGGCGAGGCAATCGTCGTCGACCCGACCCAGTACGTAGACCGATATCTGGGGATGGCCGACGAGCGCGACCTCGAAATCGTCGGCGTGGCAGACACCCACGCCCACGCAGACCACGTCTCCGGTGCGCGGCGACTCGCCGGGGAACTCGACGTTCCATACTACCTCCACGGTGACGATGCTGGCGAACTCGACAACGTCACCGAACTCGAAGACGGTGAGACGCTCACTGTCGGCGACCGTGACGTAGACGTGCTTCACACGCCAGGGCACACCCACGGCAGCGTTTCCTTCCAGTTCGACGACGCGCTCATCTCGGGGGACACGCTGTTCCTCCGGAGCGTCGGTCGCCCGGACCTGGAGGACAACTCGAAAGACGCCATCCGCGAGGCGTCGAGCCTGTTATTCGACAGCCTGACCAGGTTGCTCGACCACTCGGCCGAGACTGTCGTGCTGCCAGGGCACTTTAGCGACGAATCGATTCGCCCGCTGGCGACGCAACTCGGTGACCTCCGCGAAGAGTCCTCGAACGAACTCCTGAGCTACGTTGCGAACCAAAACGAAGAGCAGTTCGTCGAAACCATCGTCGAGAGTCTCTCCGACGAGCCGGCAAACTACAACGAAATCAAGCAGATAAACTGGGGCAAGAAACAGCCCGGCGAAGACGTCGAATCGCTCGAGCTCGGCCCGAACAACTGCGCGGCGAACTGA
- a CDS encoding ROK family protein, producing the protein MYAGVDLGATNIRTVVADETGTITGSDERPTPPGPTGIAVTDAILGSLKAACDAAAIAPTNIWAVGVGSIGPLDLAEGVIEDPANLPDTIDHIPLTSPIESLTETDRVYLHNDTSAGVIGERFHAAQNPDDMVYLTISSGIGAGVCVDGHILSGWDGNAGEVGHSTLDPAGEMHCGCGMDGHWEAYCSGNNIPLYAKHLFEEMSMNTALPIDDPDLDAATVFAEVGDDAFATHVIEQVAAWNAMGIANLVQSYAPLVVYVGGAVPLNNPEVTLDPVRDRIADMVMVNVPEIKLTTLGDDVVVRGALASAMSEGTGDRSKLRAGVKIE; encoded by the coding sequence ATGTACGCGGGCGTTGACCTCGGGGCGACGAACATTCGAACCGTGGTGGCAGACGAGACGGGGACCATCACCGGTTCGGACGAACGGCCCACGCCGCCGGGACCGACGGGTATCGCCGTCACCGACGCCATTCTCGGGTCGCTCAAAGCCGCCTGTGACGCGGCGGCCATCGCCCCCACGAACATCTGGGCGGTCGGTGTCGGGTCTATCGGCCCCCTCGACCTCGCGGAGGGAGTCATCGAAGACCCCGCGAACCTCCCCGACACGATCGACCACATTCCCCTCACCAGTCCCATCGAATCACTCACTGAGACTGACCGGGTCTACCTCCACAACGACACGAGCGCGGGGGTCATCGGGGAGCGATTCCACGCAGCGCAGAATCCCGACGACATGGTGTATCTGACCATCTCCTCTGGCATCGGGGCCGGGGTGTGCGTGGACGGCCACATCCTCTCCGGGTGGGACGGGAACGCAGGCGAAGTAGGACATTCCACACTCGACCCTGCGGGAGAGATGCACTGTGGTTGTGGCATGGACGGTCACTGGGAAGCCTACTGTTCTGGAAACAACATCCCACTCTACGCGAAACACCTGTTCGAAGAAATGTCGATGAACACTGCCCTCCCCATCGACGACCCCGACCTCGATGCGGCGACCGTGTTCGCAGAAGTCGGTGACGACGCATTCGCGACGCACGTCATCGAACAGGTCGCAGCGTGGAACGCAATGGGTATCGCGAATCTCGTCCAGTCGTATGCCCCGCTGGTGGTCTACGTCGGCGGTGCGGTCCCGCTCAACAATCCCGAGGTGACCCTCGACCCCGTCCGCGACCGCATCGCGGACATGGTGATGGTGAACGTTCCCGAAATCAAGTTGACCACGCTTGGTGACGACGTGGTGGTCCGGGGTGCGCTGGCGAGTGCGATGTCCGAAGGCACGGGGGACCGTTCGAAGCTGCGAGCGGGCGTGAAAATCGAGTGA
- a CDS encoding group 1 truncated hemoglobin produces the protein MAQSLYAEIGGEQAVSQVVDDFYDRVLADDNLVGYFEDYDMAELRAHQVQFISAVAGGPVEYTGADMREAHAHLDISEPDFETVGQYLERALRENGVSDENVASIMDEVAALKAPILGT, from the coding sequence ATGGCTCAGTCACTGTATGCGGAGATTGGCGGCGAACAGGCTGTCTCACAGGTTGTGGACGATTTCTACGACCGCGTCCTCGCGGACGACAACCTCGTGGGGTACTTTGAGGACTACGACATGGCCGAACTCCGTGCCCACCAGGTACAGTTCATCAGCGCCGTCGCAGGCGGCCCCGTCGAATACACCGGTGCGGACATGCGTGAGGCGCATGCTCACCTCGACATCAGCGAACCCGACTTCGAGACGGTCGGGCAGTACCTCGAACGGGCGCTCCGGGAAAACGGCGTCAGCGATGAGAACGTCGCGAGCATCATGGACGAGGTGGCCGCCCTCAAAGCGCCGATTCTCGGAACCTGA
- a CDS encoding helix-turn-helix domain-containing protein, translating into MTAGIHAQVTVRGLEDCPVAGVSEDFEVQSVVTNTSHHGDGAGVVGEVTIDEDTSRQPAAESLAPVFADGDRAVYRYERETADCPCGKIPTHGCPIRDIRATKGSLTFSFFAPDVETVRAIVCDLRACSSSVHLHRLTQSVDDDQALLVVNRAAFTDRQYEVLETAHELGYFARPRESDATSVARALDISVATFSEHLAVAQEKLLDQLLGE; encoded by the coding sequence ATGACCGCTGGAATTCACGCACAGGTGACGGTGAGGGGTCTCGAAGACTGTCCCGTAGCGGGCGTGAGCGAAGACTTCGAGGTGCAATCGGTGGTCACGAACACCAGTCATCACGGGGACGGTGCGGGTGTCGTCGGTGAAGTCACCATCGACGAGGATACGTCACGGCAACCCGCCGCTGAATCACTTGCTCCGGTCTTCGCGGACGGTGACCGTGCCGTCTATCGCTACGAGCGCGAAACGGCTGACTGCCCCTGCGGAAAAATTCCGACCCACGGCTGCCCAATCAGAGATATTCGTGCGACCAAGGGCTCGCTCACGTTCTCGTTTTTCGCCCCCGACGTGGAGACGGTTCGGGCAATCGTCTGTGACCTCCGGGCGTGTAGCTCGTCGGTCCACCTCCATCGGCTCACGCAGTCGGTTGACGACGACCAGGCCTTACTGGTCGTAAACCGGGCCGCATTCACGGACCGCCAGTACGAGGTGCTCGAGACGGCTCACGAACTGGGCTACTTCGCCCGGCCTCGGGAATCGGATGCGACTTCTGTGGCACGGGCGCTCGACATCTCCGTGGCCACCTTTAGTGAGCATCTTGCTGTCGCTCAGGAGAAACTGCTGGACCAGTTGCTCGGCGAGTGA
- a CDS encoding aldehyde dehydrogenase, translated as MATTQTHPGGELFIGGKWQTPPDVIEVTDLADGGIFAQVAAADADHAEAALTAAEHAKRTMRETTIVERAQWVEQIAAGIEARKEELAAVIVREAGKPISSARGEVDAAAERFRRAAEEARNQQGEFLEGTTTGHEGWRAIVEPRPVGAVLCITPYNYPLATTALQVAPALAAGNAVILKPASKTPISGAILAEIIADVDLPAGGFNFVPGRGSVVGDKLAGDDRIDAIAMTGSSGAGKHVAGESGMATLHMELGGNAPAVVFDDADIESVAAACAKGSFKYAGQRCSAISRVLAHDAVHDEVVSAIEAQMDEWQIGDLFDAETTVGPLISQEQADWVEELVADALDRGATLVRGGTRDGREFEPTLLAEVPHDARILHEEQFGPVAVVTRFEEEAEALDIANGGDLGLDAAVFTKDYDRALRVADALEAGGIRINGAPSHGLGDIPFGGVKDSGIGREGLGYTIEAFTTTKTITL; from the coding sequence ATGGCTACGACGCAAACGCACCCTGGTGGCGAACTGTTCATCGGCGGGAAATGGCAAACCCCGCCCGACGTCATCGAGGTGACGGACCTCGCTGACGGCGGCATCTTCGCACAGGTCGCGGCAGCTGATGCAGACCACGCCGAAGCGGCGCTCACGGCCGCCGAGCACGCGAAGCGAACGATGCGCGAGACGACCATCGTCGAACGCGCCCAGTGGGTCGAACAGATTGCAGCCGGCATCGAAGCGCGGAAGGAAGAACTCGCGGCGGTCATCGTCCGGGAGGCAGGCAAGCCGATTTCGAGCGCCCGCGGCGAAGTCGACGCCGCCGCAGAACGGTTCCGTCGCGCCGCGGAGGAGGCCCGGAATCAGCAAGGCGAGTTCCTCGAAGGAACGACGACTGGTCACGAGGGATGGCGGGCCATCGTCGAACCGCGCCCCGTGGGCGCGGTACTCTGCATCACGCCGTACAACTATCCCCTCGCGACGACGGCGTTACAGGTCGCTCCCGCGCTCGCCGCGGGCAACGCCGTCATCCTGAAGCCGGCGTCGAAGACGCCCATCTCCGGGGCGATTCTCGCCGAAATCATCGCTGACGTAGACCTTCCGGCTGGTGGCTTCAACTTCGTCCCCGGACGAGGGTCGGTCGTCGGCGACAAACTCGCGGGAGACGACCGTATCGACGCCATCGCGATGACCGGGTCGTCCGGCGCGGGAAAGCACGTCGCAGGCGAGTCGGGGATGGCGACTCTGCACATGGAACTCGGCGGGAACGCACCGGCCGTCGTCTTCGATGATGCGGACATCGAATCGGTCGCCGCGGCCTGTGCGAAAGGTTCGTTCAAGTACGCGGGTCAACGCTGTTCGGCCATTTCGCGGGTGCTCGCCCACGACGCCGTCCACGACGAGGTGGTCTCCGCCATCGAAGCCCAAATGGACGAGTGGCAAATCGGTGACCTCTTCGACGCGGAGACGACCGTCGGTCCGCTCATCTCCCAGGAGCAGGCCGACTGGGTCGAGGAACTCGTCGCGGACGCACTCGACCGGGGAGCAACACTCGTTCGTGGTGGGACTCGTGACGGCCGAGAATTCGAACCCACGCTGCTCGCCGAGGTTCCCCACGACGCCCGCATTCTCCACGAGGAGCAGTTCGGTCCCGTCGCTGTGGTCACGCGTTTCGAGGAAGAAGCGGAGGCGCTCGACATTGCGAACGGCGGCGACCTCGGCCTCGACGCCGCCGTGTTCACGAAGGATTACGACCGCGCATTGCGCGTCGCAGACGCTCTCGAAGCGGGAGGCATTCGTATCAACGGTGCGCCCTCCCACGGACTCGGCGACATCCCCTTCGGCGGGGTCAAAGACTCCGGTATCGGCCGCGAGGGACTCGGGTACACCATCGAGGCCTTCACGACGACGAAGACGATTACGCTGTGA
- a CDS encoding aldehyde ferredoxin oxidoreductase family protein — MLHTEGPLLSVDVGARETTTESIDDILEAFVGGRGVATRLAHERIPFDVAPFAAENRLYFTTGPMQHSNMSFTGRMNATAVSPLTDGLLSSNAGGFMSRNFADTGHSAVEIVGESDELLAVHVTDDGVTFEEVPELEGATVPEVNDYMGDEHGLDTDTLAVIGPAGENRVRFASIMTSGERAFGRGGLGAVLGAKNVKAISFEGDSAHEIEIPASQMEIHREAATSDHIMKQQGTTAVTDLANELGAFPTRYFEETSFEHADKINGDRVAEKKYKKGTCSACAFACKLPTKDEESGVETEGPEYETVMAFGGNPMVDDIVDVMKSNKLCDELGMDTISCGDVVSAYLKAEDEFGNADLVHEMVEKIAYREGEGDLLAEGVDRAAGELGVKNWTVKGLEFPAHDGRTLNGQGLSYATANRGADHMYAVFYSYEYPLVGKDKAMNPEGLDGKPPVLVEKENQMALNDSGIVCKFSRDFMTPERYELLFGAAYEDLLAVGARVVELERHFNNQRGFDRADDTLPFEIEGLDEALSAYYDLRGWTDEGVVPDASLSV; from the coding sequence ATGCTTCACACGGAAGGGCCCCTCCTTAGCGTCGACGTCGGTGCACGGGAGACGACGACTGAGTCGATAGACGATATCTTGGAAGCGTTCGTCGGCGGCAGAGGCGTCGCGACCCGCCTCGCCCACGAGCGCATCCCGTTCGACGTCGCGCCGTTCGCGGCGGAAAATCGGCTCTATTTCACCACCGGACCGATGCAACACTCGAACATGAGTTTCACCGGCCGCATGAACGCCACGGCAGTCTCCCCGCTCACGGACGGCCTCCTTTCTTCGAACGCCGGTGGATTCATGTCGCGTAACTTCGCCGACACGGGACACTCCGCGGTCGAAATCGTCGGCGAGAGCGACGAACTGCTCGCCGTCCACGTCACCGACGACGGGGTCACCTTCGAAGAAGTGCCCGAACTCGAGGGCGCGACAGTCCCGGAGGTAAACGACTACATGGGCGACGAACACGGCCTCGACACGGACACGCTCGCCGTCATTGGCCCGGCAGGCGAAAATCGCGTCCGGTTCGCTTCGATCATGACGAGCGGCGAGCGAGCCTTTGGCCGTGGCGGCCTCGGTGCGGTGCTCGGCGCGAAGAACGTGAAGGCCATCAGTTTCGAGGGCGATTCGGCCCACGAAATCGAGATTCCAGCCTCGCAGATGGAGATTCATCGCGAGGCGGCAACCAGCGACCACATCATGAAACAACAGGGGACGACGGCCGTCACCGACCTCGCGAACGAACTGGGAGCGTTCCCCACCCGCTACTTCGAGGAAACCTCGTTCGAGCACGCGGACAAGATAAACGGCGACCGGGTCGCGGAGAAGAAGTACAAGAAAGGAACCTGTTCTGCGTGCGCGTTCGCGTGCAAGCTTCCGACGAAGGACGAAGAATCGGGCGTCGAAACTGAAGGCCCCGAGTACGAGACGGTGATGGCCTTCGGCGGCAATCCGATGGTCGACGACATCGTGGACGTGATGAAGTCGAACAAACTCTGTGACGAACTCGGAATGGACACCATCTCCTGTGGCGACGTGGTGTCTGCCTACCTCAAGGCCGAAGACGAGTTCGGCAACGCGGACCTCGTCCACGAGATGGTCGAGAAGATTGCGTATCGTGAGGGCGAGGGCGACCTGCTCGCCGAGGGCGTAGACCGCGCCGCGGGCGAACTCGGCGTGAAAAACTGGACCGTCAAAGGCCTCGAATTCCCCGCCCACGACGGACGCACCCTGAACGGCCAGGGCCTCTCGTACGCCACCGCAAATCGCGGTGCAGACCACATGTACGCCGTGTTCTACTCCTACGAGTACCCTCTCGTCGGCAAGGACAAGGCGATGAACCCAGAGGGTCTCGACGGGAAACCGCCCGTACTCGTCGAGAAGGAAAACCAGATGGCGCTCAACGACAGCGGTATCGTCTGTAAGTTCTCGCGGGACTTCATGACGCCAGAACGCTACGAACTCCTGTTCGGCGCAGCTTACGAGGACCTCCTCGCCGTCGGTGCGAGAGTGGTCGAACTGGAACGCCACTTCAACAACCAGCGTGGTTTCGACCGCGCAGACGATACGCTCCCGTTCGAAATTGAGGGCCTCGATGAAGCGCTCTCTGCGTACTACGACCTACGCGGATGGACCGACGAGGGCGTCGTCCCTGACGCCAGTCTCTCGGTCTGA
- a CDS encoding aspartate aminotransferase family protein: MVAGPPIHELHYDDPAQVDDVPGPRSRELLEKQRAIDSSAVAYPEDIPVAFEEGKGATVRDVDGNTYIDMFAGIGVFNVGHANPYVLDAVHEQADKLVHTVDFPTEARLELIEKLDEIAPGRLQGNNRVVFGGPTGSDAVEAAIKLSKYNTGGDGLVAFRGAYHGATSGAMSLTGNKDFKGHYTPLLGDVTHAPYPSPLEMGKSPEAAVDHALEEVQAIFEDPYGGLANPAGIFVEPIQGEGGVIAPPEGFLKGLRDIATDNDVPLVFDEIQSGLGRSGQWWASEWYDVTPDVMTSAKALGGTGFPLSATMYHEDLDTWGSGDHAGTYRGHVVAMRAGTRAIEYIQEHDLLAHARDLGDYITKRLEEVAEGTPQLAEVRGKGLFIGAEFRHEDGTPADEVADAIQDYCFENGVLVWKAGRHGNVLRLLPPLVLTKDLAELALDVITDGIREATAEKATL; encoded by the coding sequence ATGGTTGCAGGGCCACCGATTCACGAACTCCACTACGACGACCCAGCGCAGGTAGACGACGTTCCCGGACCACGCTCACGGGAACTGCTCGAAAAGCAGCGGGCTATCGACAGTAGCGCCGTCGCCTACCCCGAAGACATTCCCGTCGCCTTCGAGGAGGGGAAGGGTGCCACCGTCCGCGACGTTGACGGCAACACCTACATCGACATGTTCGCGGGCATCGGCGTGTTCAACGTCGGCCACGCGAACCCATACGTGCTCGACGCAGTCCACGAGCAAGCGGACAAACTCGTCCACACGGTCGATTTCCCGACCGAGGCACGCCTCGAACTCATCGAGAAACTCGACGAGATAGCGCCAGGCCGCCTCCAGGGGAACAACCGCGTCGTGTTCGGCGGGCCGACCGGCAGTGACGCCGTCGAAGCCGCCATCAAACTCTCGAAGTACAACACCGGCGGAGACGGGCTTGTCGCTTTCCGCGGTGCGTACCACGGCGCGACGAGCGGTGCGATGAGCCTCACCGGAAACAAGGACTTCAAAGGTCACTACACGCCGCTGCTCGGCGACGTAACCCACGCACCCTACCCGAGTCCGCTCGAGATGGGGAAGTCCCCCGAGGCGGCGGTCGACCACGCCTTAGAAGAGGTCCAGGCCATCTTCGAGGACCCCTACGGCGGCCTCGCCAATCCGGCTGGCATCTTCGTCGAGCCGATTCAGGGCGAAGGCGGCGTCATCGCTCCACCCGAGGGATTCCTCAAAGGCCTTCGTGACATCGCCACGGACAACGACGTCCCCCTCGTCTTCGACGAGATTCAGAGCGGCCTCGGTCGCTCGGGCCAGTGGTGGGCCAGCGAGTGGTACGACGTCACCCCCGACGTGATGACCTCGGCGAAGGCACTCGGCGGCACGGGCTTCCCGCTCTCGGCCACGATGTACCACGAGGACCTCGACACCTGGGGCTCCGGCGACCACGCCGGAACCTACCGCGGTCACGTCGTCGCCATGCGCGCCGGGACGCGAGCAATCGAATACATCCAGGAACACGACCTGCTCGCCCACGCCCGTGACCTTGGCGACTACATCACGAAGCGCCTGGAAGAAGTGGCAGAGGGGACCCCGCAGCTCGCAGAAGTACGCGGCAAGGGCCTGTTCATCGGCGCGGAGTTCCGTCACGAAGACGGCACCCCGGCCGACGAGGTGGCAGACGCGATCCAGGACTACTGCTTCGAAAACGGCGTCCTCGTCTGGAAGGCGGGCCGCCACGGCAACGTCCTGCGCCTGCTCCCGCCGCTCGTGCTCACGAAGGACCTCGCCGAACTCGCACTCGACGTCATCACCGACGGCATTCGCGAAGCGACCGCGGAGAAAGCCACGCTCTAA
- a CDS encoding Rid family detoxifying hydrolase, protein MPAERIITDDAPRNDNPYSQGVRAGDTLYVSGYGPVDPETGEDVAGDIDAQTDQVLDNIEAVVNEAGGAGLNDVVKITVYLTDLDDYERVNEAYGARFDGDPPARVCVEVSRLPGDVRVELDAIAYLG, encoded by the coding sequence ATGCCTGCAGAACGCATCATCACCGACGACGCCCCACGGAATGACAATCCCTACTCACAGGGCGTTCGCGCGGGCGACACGCTCTACGTCTCCGGGTACGGGCCGGTAGACCCGGAAACCGGCGAGGACGTAGCTGGCGACATCGACGCCCAGACCGACCAGGTTCTGGACAATATCGAGGCTGTCGTGAACGAGGCCGGCGGTGCGGGCCTCAACGACGTAGTGAAAATCACGGTGTACCTCACGGATTTAGACGATTACGAGCGGGTGAATGAGGCCTACGGCGCACGGTTCGACGGTGACCCGCCAGCCCGCGTCTGCGTCGAGGTCTCGCGACTGCCGGGCGACGTGCGCGTCGAACTCGACGCCATCGCCTACCTCGGCTGA
- a CDS encoding BCCT family transporter: MSSSNDGVVAEFVDEIEPIVFAFGAGITLLFVAMFVARPDSAFSTVDGIRKWILAQFNWFFLIVMLIFVAFLAFVIFGPWGKLRLGDETPEYSYFSYFTMMYSAGLAAGIVFWGPAEALFHYSTVPPLYDVPAQSAAAMPIAIQYTLFHWALIQWSCFTVMGLAIGYYVYNYGAPLRVSAVLTPIIGAENVDGFWGKIVDILAVFATIGGVATSLGFIGSQFITGLQFQWGINLGDLGTILIITGMTVIFTISLVLGVDRGIRRLSNFNMVMFLVLMVATLVFGPTFGILKLSTQAVGGYLGDFFQMGLYTQYSGGGDWVNLWTAFYWLWPLAWSPFAGLFIARISKGRSVREVAFAGIGATSLATIPWFAIIGGSALIMQNSGAADILGPVSEFSEAVSGYVLFGSLPIVGPVLLFGFLILVTTFFVTSADSSTLAVSMMTTGGKEEPSAINRVFWAVLQGAVASILMVSGGVKALQSAAIITGAPFALVCLVATFGLFKTFSDETGSLLLQDRTTLIGSTSKEQSTRGRAVAEDDD; this comes from the coding sequence ATGAGTTCGAGCAATGACGGTGTCGTCGCAGAATTCGTAGACGAAATCGAACCCATCGTGTTCGCCTTCGGTGCGGGCATCACGCTGCTATTCGTCGCCATGTTCGTGGCGCGCCCCGATTCCGCGTTCAGCACCGTCGATGGGATTCGCAAGTGGATTCTTGCCCAGTTCAACTGGTTCTTCCTGATCGTGATGCTCATCTTCGTCGCGTTTCTCGCCTTCGTCATCTTCGGCCCCTGGGGGAAGCTCCGACTCGGCGACGAAACACCCGAGTACAGTTACTTCTCGTATTTCACGATGATGTACTCGGCCGGGCTCGCCGCAGGCATCGTGTTCTGGGGGCCCGCCGAGGCGCTGTTCCACTATTCTACGGTCCCGCCGTTGTACGACGTGCCGGCCCAGTCTGCAGCAGCGATGCCCATCGCGATTCAGTACACGCTGTTCCACTGGGCGCTCATCCAGTGGTCGTGTTTCACCGTCATGGGCCTCGCCATCGGCTACTACGTCTACAACTACGGGGCACCACTCCGGGTGTCTGCGGTGCTCACGCCCATCATCGGCGCTGAGAACGTAGACGGTTTCTGGGGGAAAATCGTGGACATCCTCGCGGTGTTCGCGACCATCGGCGGCGTCGCCACCTCCCTCGGATTCATCGGCAGTCAGTTCATCACCGGGTTGCAGTTCCAGTGGGGAATCAACCTCGGCGACCTCGGGACCATTCTCATCATCACCGGGATGACGGTCATCTTCACCATCTCGCTGGTCCTCGGCGTCGACCGCGGGATTCGCCGCCTCTCGAATTTCAACATGGTGATGTTCCTGGTGTTGATGGTCGCGACGCTCGTCTTCGGACCGACCTTCGGCATCCTGAAACTCAGCACCCAGGCGGTCGGTGGCTACCTGGGCGATTTCTTCCAGATGGGGCTCTACACCCAGTACAGCGGCGGCGGTGACTGGGTAAACCTCTGGACGGCCTTCTACTGGCTCTGGCCGCTTGCGTGGTCGCCGTTCGCCGGGCTGTTCATCGCCCGCATCTCGAAGGGCCGGAGCGTCCGCGAGGTTGCGTTCGCCGGCATCGGCGCGACCTCGCTCGCGACGATTCCGTGGTTCGCCATCATCGGCGGCTCTGCACTCATCATGCAGAACAGTGGCGCGGCCGACATCCTCGGCCCCGTCAGTGAGTTCAGCGAGGCCGTCTCAGGGTACGTCCTGTTCGGGTCGCTCCCTATCGTCGGCCCCGTGCTCCTGTTTGGCTTCCTCATTCTCGTGACGACGTTCTTCGTCACGTCCGCAGACTCCTCTACGCTCGCCGTCTCGATGATGACGACGGGCGGCAAGGAGGAACCCTCGGCCATCAACCGCGTCTTCTGGGCGGTGTTGCAGGGTGCGGTGGCCTCAATCTTGATGGTGAGCGGCGGCGTGAAGGCACTCCAGTCTGCGGCTATCATCACCGGTGCGCCGTTCGCACTCGTCTGTCTGGTCGCCACGTTCGGATTATTCAAGACGTTCAGCGACGAGACGGGGAGCCTCCTGCTCCAGGACCGGACCACGCTCATCGGGTCCACCTCGAAGGAACAATCCACTCGGGGCCGCGCCGTGGCAGAGGACGACGACTAA